The Chionomys nivalis chromosome 16, mChiNiv1.1, whole genome shotgun sequence genome includes the window gaatgctggaaagaagggcagatgGAGAGCCACTATGAAGCtgacaggtcagacatgctgaatctttcccagtaagccacgacctcttGGTAaaacaaagattaataaaaatgggttaaatcaagatgtaagagttagtccaAAAGaacagataatgggccaggcagtgtttaaatgaatacagtttctgtgtgattatttcgggtgtaagctagccgggcaggagGGAACAAAGGGCCCCCCTCCTCTCAACACTCTTGGTACATTATATAATTgattatatatgtacattatatattatatatttaaatacctTAGGTGCAATGAACAAGGAAGTAAATTGTGAACTTTGGAAATTCTAATGGAGGAAGATTGAAAATACAGATGAATATGTAGTTTATAATAGGTTTTGAAGCTGCTGTGGAGAAAACCCAGGTATGGGAGTGATTAAGACAGAAAGGGAAGTGAAGGTGAGTTGCATTTTGGTAGGACCTTTAGGGATGATTTCATTGAGAAAGTAATATTTGAACACAAGCCTTAAAACAGGGTGACCTAgttttttatgtacttttttATTTACCTTAACTTCTAATTGCTTCTATTGATGATTATTCAATATGCTTGAAGCCTGTGGAAAACCTGTACTTCCAGAATGAGATGAACATTGTCAGAAAAGAGATAATTGGTCATAGGAGTGTAGCTTAGTCCATAGAGTGCTCACCTAGTTCACAGAAAGCCTTGGGTCCAGTCCTCCTAACAGCATGAAATGAGCATCAGTGGCACATTCCTGCattcctggcacttgggaggtaaagtcAATAGGATCAGGAAGCCAAGGTTATATTTAAGCCTGTCTAAAGACCAAATAAACAGAATGGAAAGCCAGACTGACTGATGTCAGGTAAGCTGGGAATAAGATGGCATGAATTGAATGAGGCATGTTCTTGGGTGTCTAGGTGATGAGAAGCAGAAATCGCCATCTTCGCTGACAGCTGGCTGTGCCACTGTGTAGTGCTCGATTTTAGACAAGTACAgcttacacacataaaatgaggGTGCATTTCCTCATCACTAATCTCTCATCCTCTAAGCactatcattaaaataaaacactatttATTCTTggttcaaatattttctcttattgtGGAGGCAAAGTTTAGTCATTGATTATGCTTCGATGTTCTAAACATCCACAAATGAGCATTCCTTTCTTGTCTCATTAACTCTAAGGCAGTTTTAAAGGGACTTTCACATGGAAGAGACAAAGAGCCCTCCAATCTGTTATCTTGAGAAAAGAGTTTGCAACAGATTACATGTGGGTTAGAAATACTGTAATCCTCTTAGTTCCAGTGTCTGTCCTTCAGCAATCGTTTTGCTTCCCAATGCCCAGGGTAACTATAACTATTTCATATTCCTTAGTGCACGTTCCTATTGGAGCAGGACTCAGATTGGCACACAGCCGCTCAGTCAGTATGCTCTCTACACAATAGCATAAGCTACAAATAACTAGATCTTACCATATTGTTCATAATAACTTCAAAATCCAGCACtcaagtaatcctcctgcctcaacctcctacaAATGTACATCACTATTCCCAGCTGTTTTTATATATGGGTACTGGATGCCAATTGTCAGTGATCAGTGCACCTACCTGTTTTGTTGTCTTGTGTTACAGTAGCTTCATAGATTCTATTTACTGAAAATCCAGGCTGAAAATTGTCACAGAAATAATAGTTAGGCCTCAAAATACCATGGAGATTTTTACGAGCGGAAAACTGTTTCTAGTCATGTTATCTTACTTTTGTTACAGAATCATATCATGTCCATCTTTAGCAAATTACATTTCATTAAAGAATGTTTTACATAATTACTTAAATGAGTTTTAGTAAGATATTGGCAGAATGCATTTCAACCGTTTATCCGTTAGcctcatcttttttgtttttgttttttgtttgtttgtttttttgagacagggtttctctctagctttagagcctgtcctggaactagctcttatagaccaggctggactcaaactcacagagatctgcccacctctgcctcccgagtgcagggattaaaggcgtgtgcaccactgcccagctgttagCCTCATCTTTGCCCATAAGGTGCTTAATTGACAGCAAAGATGATACATTTTTTCAGAGGTTATAGAACATtttaagcaattatgtgataattgtttttaaaataaagtactaAGATTGATTTTGTCAAGTCATAATGTGTATTCCTTAAAATAAAGTCCTAAGAACAACTGTTGTGCttttctgtccctttaagggacaagccacgcccactcccattacccCTGACCTGCTTGTCGCCATCttgccccttccctcttctgtttcttcggCGTGCGCACGTGTTTTCTTtgtccctttccctctttctcctctctctctctctctctctctctctctctctctctctctctctccctctctcccttgataaaatgctttatgcctatctttgtgtttatgtgtctggtACCTGCTGCATGGCgcgtgccctcccgctggtgggaaactgtcgcTGCTTGTCGCTGGCTCCGCCAGCCCGCCTCGGGGAACATTTTAAGAATACGAACAACTAACAAGTTAGGACTAACACAGCCAGTAGCAGTTAAGGATAAAGGAAGTCAGTGCTGCTTACACTTTTTAAACACATAAAGGCTCTACCAGTACAAAGCATGATAAAGCCTGTTACGTGGAGGGGTCCAGGAACCAGATTTAAAGAGAGACGTGTTTGCAGGAAATCCTTAGGGTCAGAACTACCTGTAAGTGAAAGCAGGGCCTAGGAGAAAGATTTCCAGTTCAGGGTTACCATGACTCAGCTTTACAGGGATTATCAGGATGAAGAAAGGTCAGTCATCGAGGACTAAGACACATTAGGAAGGACAAACAAGTCTTGGGTGTTTGTTACTCAGCATGGTGACTAGCCAGtactttacattaaaaaaaaaaaaaaaaaaaaaaaaaaaaaaaaaaaaaaaactagcagaattttgaatgtttttcacacgcacacaaaaaaaaattaggaaaaattatTTGAGGAACTAGGCATGCCTCCCTTGATTGAACATTGCACAAACTAAAACACATTAAACAGCATGTGATATTCTGATTGTGGTATTGTACAATCTTTTGTGTCTTCTAAAAAATAATTATCCTGTGCCAGAGATGGCTTGTCCAGTGAAAGTACTTGACGCACAAGCATGACCTGAGGTGGATTCCTGGAGCCCACCTGAAAACTCAGATGTATACATCTGTAAACTGCTGGTCTCCTATGgagagatgagagacagaaacaggaacagTTCAAAAACTCACCAACCAGCTATCCTGAAGTAAGCACATAGACAAGAGAAAGCCTCCCTCAGAAACAAGGTAGGACAGGATCCACCCCTTAAAGTTGGCCTCTGACATCCACATCATATGCATACACACCTGTACTCACATTTGAGcacaaaaaaatcatttaaaaattaaagcaattgCCTTAATGCTAAGGAATATGTCATTTGTATATTCCTTGAAGACCTTTAAAAGTATTTACTtgtaaaattttataatatagtGCTATTATTTTGATCTTTTATCAGTCGTGTTGACCTTACATTGTGCTagtggcttttattttaaaaaaatagctttttgAAAATGGTGAATTAATGTAAAACTTTAAAGTTGTATCAAAGAgagtatttaaatacatttttataaattgtgAACCTCCAGTTTATCACAGAAAAAGTTTATCCAGCACATAGactcttatttgttttatttactttatttatttaaaataaaattttcattgatgttattttgcttttttccccctctgtagCAGAAAATgctcatttaaaacatttacattCATATTTGATTAAAACATTCATAGAGACAATCCTATAATTGTAGACTTGGAATAAAAATATACTCACAATGCTCAGTGACCAGACTCCTTTGTCACTCTCTACTTCGCTAGTAGGTGGGAAACACTGAgggaaaaacaatacaaaagtgTGGATTCCTTATAAAGCATTTAGCACACACATTGAATGAACTGTTGGAGCAAAAGTTTTGCCCACAGTTCAAGTCTTTTATGAATAAATAGTAAAAACCAAGGAAGAAATTTGAATAACTTTtaataagcatttaaaatattgcCTTTATTTTGCCATAATCGGAATATTTTTGGTACTGATAGGGAGCATTACAGACATCTTGCAGGTTTAGAGTTTACCTTTAGATGCAAATGTCCTCAGTTCCCTAGCTAATGACTTACCCATTCTACCACTTCTTCAAGGTAGGGGACAACCACTTAGTAGATCCTATTTTATCATGGAAACAACCCACTAGCCAAGtccaataaagaaattaaatttcttaAAGTATCATTTGTTCTGACAACTGTAAGAACTGTTTTTTGGGCAAACAGTGATTATGAAACAAACTTTAAACAATCAGTTCTTTCAAAACTGTGTTAATGCCAACTATCTGTACCATGGAAGATGAACTCCATGTGGgttgggggaagaggaagagcaagaaGGCATGGCCACCACATGGAACATCAGTGGAACATGTGTAAATCATGTACAAACATCCAGCACATGGTTACATGCTGCAGTTGCTGGACAGAGCAAAACAAATTGAGTTCAGCACAAGCAGACTGCCGTCTCTTTTAGAGACGAGACCTCTGCAGTGTGGTGCTCCTCACCCTTACAGCTGAAGAGAGACTGCAGGCCATCGAAAGATGGAAACAGGTATATACATAGGATATACACGGATGTCCTGTAAAAGACAGAAGTGTACGTAACAAAAGTAGTGTTCCTAGCTAAGCATATTGgctcatgcctgtagtcccagcacttgggaaactaaggcaggagTATCATaaattcaaagacagcctgaGATACAAATGAGACACTATTACAAAACAAGAAATTGGTATTTCTTCTGTTAGCATAATTGTAGGGTCTTAGTTTCAGGCTATTCTTGGTACTGGTGTGTTAAAAGATAAGTGTTAAATGAAAGTAGCATCAAGTGGCAATTCGGCAGCTAAAAAACCTTTGGGATTAAGTGAGCCTGACAGTGTTAACAtgggttatttcttttaaaaggagAAACTATTCAAAGTAGGCAATTGGTAGtattgtatgaaaatattttatatagagatgtcaaaattaaatatatacattaattAAATGTCTAACATATATTATTATCTTGAAAATATACTTCCCAAGTTGAAAATTCAGTATACAAGCtttagtatacataaatgacaaaAGTGACTGAATACTAAGGTTCAGTATCTTTGGAATAAGTGCATTTCTATctttaaaagttcttttatttaaaaagatgtgCTATGTTCTTTACTGAAGGCATGTGTTATACATTCATGTTTAACTACAATTTTTGATATCTGTCTTAAGTgtcttaaactatttttttttttttgccgctGCTGTTTTATGCTGTGACTGTCTTGTTTCCATGAGCAGTATTCATCACTGTGAGTCCTCCAGAATCTGCAGCTTACAAGGCAACAGTTCCACTCTTCAGATGGGTCATGATGCACAGTGGGCCATCACATCATTTTGATGAGAAAACAGTGGTGACTTTGAATCCTTGTAGGCTTTATTTTTGTAGATATGATATCTTCTAAAATATTTGGgaaactttaaaaaagtattgCAGATGGCACAATTGCTTTGCAACATCAGTACAGCTGATCTCTGTCCATATGTATATTCTGACTGCAGCACCCGGTTGTATTGTTTGTGTCCATCTTCTAGTACCTTACTGTGCATTTCCCAGGTGCTCTGATCCTTTGGCCAGGAGACATCCAGCAACTTTCAGGAGGATTACAACTCTTCCATTGTACAAACTTGAGGCTGCAACTCCATCTACATGTCCTGCGTTTATATGCTGCCTTTCAAGATTTTATTCCAGCAGGTCTTTATCTCTCTCAGCAGTCTCTTCAGGAAACATGGGTCATTCTTTTTCTGGTCCTTTGgattcttttcttcctaaagaaataaattcataaaatttaatttactatTAAATAAGCTGTGtctcaaaatatttgcttttcatttttcatcaTATTAGAGTATTCCTAACATTTTGTATATTAGGATGACAACTCTTGCATTCCATCTTAAAAGTATGACCTATGATGATTATGATTTCTGACGAACAGGAAAGGCCAGTCTACTTGGGCTCAGCATTTCATTTGTCGCTTTCACCCTGCATCAGTGTACACAAGAGTTGAAACATTCATAAAATGTATAGTTTTTACATGAtttaattgaatatttaaaaaatttagtgaAAATATTCAACACCAAAAATAATTAGATTAATAATAATTTGTCTGATTCAACTGGTACCTTATTGTCTGCTACAAAAACATAGTGCTTACTAAAGTAGGATTGCCATCTGCCTCATAAGTTGGTTTTCTTACCTCATTAAGAACTTTTAAATGCTATTGGTACAGTGTAGAGAAAAGATGCCTACATATAGAAGATTCTGGAGGGCAGTGGCCATACTTCCTCTGAGCCATGTGGCATGGTATAATGAATGATTCCTCATTTAGTGAAGAACCAGTTATTGAATATTTTCTAGGGCAGATATTACTCTCAGCACTTcacatattttactttattctctTTACTTGATAACCCTACGAccttgttgatttcagctctgtCCGGAAATGAGGATACTAAGTCACAAAGAGGGAAGAGCCGGTGGTGACACAGTAGTAATGGCTACATCTTGAACTCATCTCTTTTTAGTTTAGTCACAAATTCATATCTCTACTAATCATATGCTTAAGTAATACCAGCATGTAGCTTTTAAATAACTTCAAAGAGTAGATAATAGATTTTGAAGATAGATAAGGGGAAACTTTTTTTCAGTGGGGACAACAGAACATTCTTAAAGTACCGATGGAAGTACACTTAACTAACTTGCTATACTTGGATAGGAGAAATTAAGTTGGTACTTCATGGTATTAGTGTTGGTATAATACACAGCCGTAGGTTTTCCATCCTTGAAAACACTGCAATTTAAGTATGCTTGAAGACTTTGAGGGGACAGCACTGAACATGTGTACACTCTTTCTTGGCATTGTTCTTCAAATTGCACATCATAAcaactaaatatttattatttacgtTCCTGTCGGCATTTTATGAAGTCCACATGCAATTTAGAACATATAGGAGGATATGTGTAGGTTATTTACAGAAACTCCATCACTTTCTGTAAGGAATGTTAAGCATTGGCTGAGTTTTGTGTGTGAGGAGATTTCCCCAGCATTCACTGTGAATGGTCGTGTACAACAATACATAACATGGGAAAAgttggtgggaaaaaaaaaaaacaacaacatgctTTTATCTCTGAGATTCTGCAGATTCAAATATCCTAAACTTTTTAAATTCTTGGTCCCAGGCTCTTCGTATCTTGCTTCTGTCTCACATATTTGTCTACTTGGAATTTTATAATTCAAGTTGGAATGCCTAGGACTTCCTAATGCCCAGTGTATGCAAATCACCTACTGCCTATGCTCTCCCATGTGTGTGTTGatcaaaacaacaagaagaaagaatCCATCACCCACAAGCCAGCATGCTCATTGTTCAGTGTCCCAGACTGGTTAGGCTTTTCAAGCAGATTCAAATGGGCTTTCTGACTTTGTAGCCAGGGCAAGAGAGCTTCCTTTTGAAAAGAAATGACATCATCCTAACAGAGATGATGGATATTTGGTTCACAGTAAACAACCCACGCTTACCTTGCTTGTGCAGTTCACTAGTGTCTGTGTGCCTTGGGAAACTGTTAGTAAGTGGATATTGAATTCTTCACTGATATTCATTTTAAGAAACTGATTCAACTTGCGAGCAGCACGATTTAGAAAAGCAGCTTCCTattggaaaagaaatcaaaagggcTGTGTAAGAATTTTTAGTTTGTCAATTAACATAAAGCTAGAGTCCTGTCCCTTAGTAaaaccccacctccaccccagctTTCTATTCTGGTTAATCACGTGACTGACAAGTAACAGGAAtgaaactgcttggctctgagGAATCAGAACATGAAGTGCCTACACTTTGGTTTAATGATTATCTGGCTTTTAAATAGTCGTTTCTCCACTACGTACATGTGGCTTTATTGTTTGTGGGTGAGCACATTGCAAGACTATATACTTTTAACAGGATAACCAAAGAAGAAGGCTGCTGGAGACACGAGCGAGGGAAGGTATGTACGGGTTGTCTTGCTACCATTTTTGAAAATTAGAGTTCTGGAAGAATAGCTGatagtaatataaaagaaaaagaaaagccgtGTAACCTAAGCCATAGGCTTTTCTGATAAATTAgttaataaatgaaaagaattgaTGGTTTTGTAATACTGTGGTGTTAATAGCTATGTTTTATAGGAAGAATATTAAAGAGCATGTCTTTTTCTTTGGGGTAAATTACaaacttaaaagttttttttccatCATAATTGACCAACTGGAGTTGATTTGTGCATAAACTTCAGCAAAtactaaaacaaaattttcaaggtGTCTAAAACTAGtgacttggtgtgtgtgtgtttgtgtgtgtgtgtgtgtgtaagagagagagagagagagagtgtgtgtgtgtgtgcattgcaaTCACTTTAACAAGaccttcatatatttttttggggggggagacaTTTGTGCCTTAATATTCAGTTTTTAGTATTTTCAAGGTAAAAACCAGGAAAGTAGAAGAACAAATTATCTACTTTTTAATCTGTCATGGAGAGGATATTGGTAAAATTAACATACAATAGACAACAGCATAATATAATAGATGAGTAATAATCctgtcattaagaaaaaaagattgtgGCATTTATTTCATTATCTAACAAGTCTGTACAAAATCAAGCTCATATGATAAATTCCAAATTATCATTACCTTTGCATCATCACatggatgttttttaaaaaagtttggtTCTTTATTTGGGCAATTGTTACCATTTCCTGTCATTTTGTCctgtaataaataatataaaacaatatggTTAACACTGAGGATGTCCCTAGCATAGTTgcaaaatgacattttaatatttgGTATTAATATGAACACTTTATGGAAGGTAAATTTGCCTGATTCTACTAACAAGGCATCAAGAATAGTGTTCTTTACatgaaaaataaggaaacatGTACAGGATCACCTCAAATAAGATTCAGAAACTTTTAAGAACAAGTTGAACTAGCTCTGTCCAACAAACTAGCAATACCAGGCTCTTGTACTTTTCCAAGACTCCAGACAGCTTTAGTCGGGTTGATATTGTTGGAACAGTAAATAGAGCAAGGGCAAGATTAGTAAAGG containing:
- the Il7 gene encoding interleukin-7 — translated: MFHVSFRYIFGIPPLILVLLPVTSSDCHIQDKEGKAYESVLMVSIDELDKMTGNGNNCPNKEPNFFKKHPCDDAKEAAFLNRAARKLNQFLKMNISEEFNIHLLTVSQGTQTLVNCTSKEEKNPKDQKKNDPCFLKRLLREIKTCWNKILKGSI